In Calypte anna isolate BGI_N300 chromosome 28, bCalAnn1_v1.p, whole genome shotgun sequence, a single window of DNA contains:
- the ACSBG2 gene encoding long-chain-fatty-acid--CoA ligase ACSBG2 isoform X2 — translation MRWTMLCESDARMALAEPVPTACFNSDPQGNCEVSLDDVLLSSSARTDGVNGIGRVEDTKAGGCQTDMLGFTASSPPASRVWTTRCDGEVRLRMDEQGIGSEAPKTVHQLFQEAASKYGDYYALASKKGGQWIKLTYKMYYKECWKAAKSFLKLGLERFHGVCILGFNSAEWFIADIGAILAGGFAVGIYTTNSPEACHYVADNCSANIVVVENHKQLQKILEVQHKLPHLKAIIQYGEELKETRPNLYSWSQFMDLGKDIPDAQLQEVIESQKPNQCCTLIYTSGTTGQPKGVMLSHDNLTWTAAAAGSFIRLTDAKEKQELVVSYLPLSHIAAQMSDIWSAMTFGVQVFFAQPDALKGTLGDTLREVRPTAFLGVPRVWEKMEEKMKSIGAKSSTLRRKVASWAKGVGLQTNLKRMNGCSEVPVDFRLARHLVYRRVRRALGLDRCTRCYTGAAPITRETLEFFLSLNIPVLELYGMSESSGPHTISLPQAFKLTSCGKEITGCRTLIHKPDGDGVGEICFSGRHIFMGYLNMEEKTKEAIDEDGWLHSGDLGKHDKDGFLYITGRIKELIITAGGENIPPVPIEDAVKDAVPIISNAMLVGDKAKFLAMLLTLKCKVDMETGEPGDDLTPEAVEYCQKVGSKATKVSEIISSKDKAVYTAIQKGISAVNERAVSNAQKVQKWVILEKDFSLFGGELGPTMKLKRPAVVHKYKDQIAQFYSELEAPTPPANSLQQ, via the exons ATGCGGT GGACGATGCTGTGTGAGTCAGATGCACGCATGGCTCTTGCAGAACCAGTCCCCACGGCTTGTTTTAATTCAGATCCTCAAGGGAACTGTGAGGTGTCACTGGATGATGTACTGCTCAGCTCTTCAGCTAG GACTGATGGGGTCAATGGCATTGGGAGAGTTGAAGACACTAAGGCAGGAGGATGTCAGACAGACATGCTTGGTTTCACAG catcctcacctcctgcctccaggGTGTGGACAACACGGTGTGATGGAGAAGTCAGGCTGAGGATGGATGAACAGGGCATAGGCAGTGAGGCACCAAAAACTGTTCACCAACTGTTCCAGGAGGCTGCCAGCAAATATGGTGATTATTATGCCCTTGCATCCAAAAAGGGGGGGCAGTGGATAAAACTGACATATAAGATGTACTACAAGGagtgctggaaagcagcaaaaagctttctgaag CTGGGCCTGGAGCGTTTCCATGGAGTCTGCATCTTGGGATTTAACTCTGCAGAGTGGTTTATTGCTGACATTGGAGCTATCCTGGCAGG TGGGTTTGCTGTTGGTATCTACACTACAAACTCTCCTGAGGCCTGTCATTATGTAGCAGACAACTGCAGTGCCAACATCGTGGTTGTGGAAAACCataaacagctgcagaaaatcttagaa GTACAGCACAAACTGCCTCATCTGAAAGCTATAATCCAGTATGGGGAAGAGCTCAAAGAGACAAGACCAAATCTGTACTCT TGGAGTCAGTTCATGGATCTTGGCAAAGACATTCCAGATGCTCAGCTCCAGGAAGTCATTGAGTCACAGAAGCCCAACCAGTGCTGCACACTCATCTACACCTCGGGGACAACTGGGCAGCCAAAGGGAGTCATGCTCAGCCATGACAAT CTGACatggacagcagcagcagctgggagttTCATCAGGCTGACAGATGCtaaggagaagcaggagctggtggtCAGTTACCTGCCCCTCAGCCACATCGCTGCCCAGATGTCGGATATTTGGTCGGCGATGACGTTTGGTGTCCAGGTGTTCTTTGCTCAACCAGATGCCTTAAAG GGCACCTTGGGAGACACCCTGAGGGAAGTGAGGCCGACTGCTTTTTTGGGAGTTCCTCGTGTctgggaaaaaatggaagaaaaaatgaaatccatTGGTGCAAAATCATCAACACTCAGAAGGAAAGTGGCATCGTGGGCCAAGGGAGTTGGGCTGCAGACAAACCTGAAGCGGATGAATGG GTGCTCGGAAGTCCCGGTGGATTTCCGCCTGGCCAGGCACCTGGTGTACAGGAGGGTGCGCAGGGCCCTGGGGCTGGATCGCTGCACCAGGTGCTACACGGGGGCTGCTCCCATCACCAGGGAGACCCTGgagttttttttaagtctgaacATTCCCGTGCTGGAGCTCTATGGCATGAGTGAGAGCTCGGGGCCTCACACAATCTCCCTACCTCAGGCGTTCAAGCTTACCAG cTGTGGAAAGGAAATCACAGGCTGCAGGACGTTAATTCACAAGCCAGATGGAGATGGTGTTGGGGAGATCTGCTTCTCAGGAAGGCACATCTTCATGGGCTACCTCAACATGGAAGAGAAAACCAAAGAGGCAATTGATGAGGATGGATGGCTGCACTCAGGTGACCTTGGCAAGCACGACAAAGATGGGTTCCTCTACATCACTGGCAGGATTAAAG AGCTGATCATCACTGCTGGAGGTGAGAACATTCCTCCTGTTCCAATTGAGGATGCTGTAAAAGATGCTGTTCCCATCATCAGCAATGCAATGTTGGTTGGAGACAAAGCAAAATTTCTTGCTATGCTCCTAACTCTAAAG TGCAAAGTAGACATGGAAACTGGTGAGCCAGGAGATGATCTCACTCCAGAAGCTGTTGAATACTGCCAGAAAGTGGGCAGCAAGGCTACGAAAGTCTCTGAAATCATCAGCAGCAAAGACAAGGCTGTCTACACTGCTATCCAGAAGGGAATTTCAGCAGTCAATGAGAGGGCTGTCTCCAATGCACAGAAAGTCCAGAAATGGGTTATCCTGGAGAAGgacttttctctctttggtGGAGAGCTTG gccCAACCATGAAGCTGAAGAGGCCAGCAGTGGTGCACAAGTACAAAGACCAAATTGCTCAGTTCTACTCAGAGCTGGAGGCACCAACCCCACCAGCCAACTCCCTCCAGCAGTAG
- the ACSBG2 gene encoding long-chain-fatty-acid--CoA ligase ACSBG2 isoform X1: MRWTMLCESDARMALAEPVPTACFNSDPQGNCEVSLDDVLLSSSARTDGVNGIGRVEDTKAGGCQTDMLGFTAASSPPASRVWTTRCDGEVRLRMDEQGIGSEAPKTVHQLFQEAASKYGDYYALASKKGGQWIKLTYKMYYKECWKAAKSFLKLGLERFHGVCILGFNSAEWFIADIGAILAGGFAVGIYTTNSPEACHYVADNCSANIVVVENHKQLQKILEVQHKLPHLKAIIQYGEELKETRPNLYSWSQFMDLGKDIPDAQLQEVIESQKPNQCCTLIYTSGTTGQPKGVMLSHDNLTWTAAAAGSFIRLTDAKEKQELVVSYLPLSHIAAQMSDIWSAMTFGVQVFFAQPDALKGTLGDTLREVRPTAFLGVPRVWEKMEEKMKSIGAKSSTLRRKVASWAKGVGLQTNLKRMNGCSEVPVDFRLARHLVYRRVRRALGLDRCTRCYTGAAPITRETLEFFLSLNIPVLELYGMSESSGPHTISLPQAFKLTSCGKEITGCRTLIHKPDGDGVGEICFSGRHIFMGYLNMEEKTKEAIDEDGWLHSGDLGKHDKDGFLYITGRIKELIITAGGENIPPVPIEDAVKDAVPIISNAMLVGDKAKFLAMLLTLKCKVDMETGEPGDDLTPEAVEYCQKVGSKATKVSEIISSKDKAVYTAIQKGISAVNERAVSNAQKVQKWVILEKDFSLFGGELGPTMKLKRPAVVHKYKDQIAQFYSELEAPTPPANSLQQ; the protein is encoded by the exons ATGCGGT GGACGATGCTGTGTGAGTCAGATGCACGCATGGCTCTTGCAGAACCAGTCCCCACGGCTTGTTTTAATTCAGATCCTCAAGGGAACTGTGAGGTGTCACTGGATGATGTACTGCTCAGCTCTTCAGCTAG GACTGATGGGGTCAATGGCATTGGGAGAGTTGAAGACACTAAGGCAGGAGGATGTCAGACAGACATGCTTGGTTTCACAG cagcatcctcacctcctgcctccaggGTGTGGACAACACGGTGTGATGGAGAAGTCAGGCTGAGGATGGATGAACAGGGCATAGGCAGTGAGGCACCAAAAACTGTTCACCAACTGTTCCAGGAGGCTGCCAGCAAATATGGTGATTATTATGCCCTTGCATCCAAAAAGGGGGGGCAGTGGATAAAACTGACATATAAGATGTACTACAAGGagtgctggaaagcagcaaaaagctttctgaag CTGGGCCTGGAGCGTTTCCATGGAGTCTGCATCTTGGGATTTAACTCTGCAGAGTGGTTTATTGCTGACATTGGAGCTATCCTGGCAGG TGGGTTTGCTGTTGGTATCTACACTACAAACTCTCCTGAGGCCTGTCATTATGTAGCAGACAACTGCAGTGCCAACATCGTGGTTGTGGAAAACCataaacagctgcagaaaatcttagaa GTACAGCACAAACTGCCTCATCTGAAAGCTATAATCCAGTATGGGGAAGAGCTCAAAGAGACAAGACCAAATCTGTACTCT TGGAGTCAGTTCATGGATCTTGGCAAAGACATTCCAGATGCTCAGCTCCAGGAAGTCATTGAGTCACAGAAGCCCAACCAGTGCTGCACACTCATCTACACCTCGGGGACAACTGGGCAGCCAAAGGGAGTCATGCTCAGCCATGACAAT CTGACatggacagcagcagcagctgggagttTCATCAGGCTGACAGATGCtaaggagaagcaggagctggtggtCAGTTACCTGCCCCTCAGCCACATCGCTGCCCAGATGTCGGATATTTGGTCGGCGATGACGTTTGGTGTCCAGGTGTTCTTTGCTCAACCAGATGCCTTAAAG GGCACCTTGGGAGACACCCTGAGGGAAGTGAGGCCGACTGCTTTTTTGGGAGTTCCTCGTGTctgggaaaaaatggaagaaaaaatgaaatccatTGGTGCAAAATCATCAACACTCAGAAGGAAAGTGGCATCGTGGGCCAAGGGAGTTGGGCTGCAGACAAACCTGAAGCGGATGAATGG GTGCTCGGAAGTCCCGGTGGATTTCCGCCTGGCCAGGCACCTGGTGTACAGGAGGGTGCGCAGGGCCCTGGGGCTGGATCGCTGCACCAGGTGCTACACGGGGGCTGCTCCCATCACCAGGGAGACCCTGgagttttttttaagtctgaacATTCCCGTGCTGGAGCTCTATGGCATGAGTGAGAGCTCGGGGCCTCACACAATCTCCCTACCTCAGGCGTTCAAGCTTACCAG cTGTGGAAAGGAAATCACAGGCTGCAGGACGTTAATTCACAAGCCAGATGGAGATGGTGTTGGGGAGATCTGCTTCTCAGGAAGGCACATCTTCATGGGCTACCTCAACATGGAAGAGAAAACCAAAGAGGCAATTGATGAGGATGGATGGCTGCACTCAGGTGACCTTGGCAAGCACGACAAAGATGGGTTCCTCTACATCACTGGCAGGATTAAAG AGCTGATCATCACTGCTGGAGGTGAGAACATTCCTCCTGTTCCAATTGAGGATGCTGTAAAAGATGCTGTTCCCATCATCAGCAATGCAATGTTGGTTGGAGACAAAGCAAAATTTCTTGCTATGCTCCTAACTCTAAAG TGCAAAGTAGACATGGAAACTGGTGAGCCAGGAGATGATCTCACTCCAGAAGCTGTTGAATACTGCCAGAAAGTGGGCAGCAAGGCTACGAAAGTCTCTGAAATCATCAGCAGCAAAGACAAGGCTGTCTACACTGCTATCCAGAAGGGAATTTCAGCAGTCAATGAGAGGGCTGTCTCCAATGCACAGAAAGTCCAGAAATGGGTTATCCTGGAGAAGgacttttctctctttggtGGAGAGCTTG gccCAACCATGAAGCTGAAGAGGCCAGCAGTGGTGCACAAGTACAAAGACCAAATTGCTCAGTTCTACTCAGAGCTGGAGGCACCAACCCCACCAGCCAACTCCCTCCAGCAGTAG
- the ACSBG2 gene encoding long-chain-fatty-acid--CoA ligase ACSBG2 isoform X3 yields MLCESDARMALAEPVPTACFNSDPQGNCEVSLDDVLLSSSARTDGVNGIGRVEDTKAGGCQTDMLGFTAASSPPASRVWTTRCDGEVRLRMDEQGIGSEAPKTVHQLFQEAASKYGDYYALASKKGGQWIKLTYKMYYKECWKAAKSFLKLGLERFHGVCILGFNSAEWFIADIGAILAGGFAVGIYTTNSPEACHYVADNCSANIVVVENHKQLQKILEVQHKLPHLKAIIQYGEELKETRPNLYSWSQFMDLGKDIPDAQLQEVIESQKPNQCCTLIYTSGTTGQPKGVMLSHDNLTWTAAAAGSFIRLTDAKEKQELVVSYLPLSHIAAQMSDIWSAMTFGVQVFFAQPDALKGTLGDTLREVRPTAFLGVPRVWEKMEEKMKSIGAKSSTLRRKVASWAKGVGLQTNLKRMNGCSEVPVDFRLARHLVYRRVRRALGLDRCTRCYTGAAPITRETLEFFLSLNIPVLELYGMSESSGPHTISLPQAFKLTSCGKEITGCRTLIHKPDGDGVGEICFSGRHIFMGYLNMEEKTKEAIDEDGWLHSGDLGKHDKDGFLYITGRIKELIITAGGENIPPVPIEDAVKDAVPIISNAMLVGDKAKFLAMLLTLKCKVDMETGEPGDDLTPEAVEYCQKVGSKATKVSEIISSKDKAVYTAIQKGISAVNERAVSNAQKVQKWVILEKDFSLFGGELGPTMKLKRPAVVHKYKDQIAQFYSELEAPTPPANSLQQ; encoded by the exons ATGCTGTGTGAGTCAGATGCACGCATGGCTCTTGCAGAACCAGTCCCCACGGCTTGTTTTAATTCAGATCCTCAAGGGAACTGTGAGGTGTCACTGGATGATGTACTGCTCAGCTCTTCAGCTAG GACTGATGGGGTCAATGGCATTGGGAGAGTTGAAGACACTAAGGCAGGAGGATGTCAGACAGACATGCTTGGTTTCACAG cagcatcctcacctcctgcctccaggGTGTGGACAACACGGTGTGATGGAGAAGTCAGGCTGAGGATGGATGAACAGGGCATAGGCAGTGAGGCACCAAAAACTGTTCACCAACTGTTCCAGGAGGCTGCCAGCAAATATGGTGATTATTATGCCCTTGCATCCAAAAAGGGGGGGCAGTGGATAAAACTGACATATAAGATGTACTACAAGGagtgctggaaagcagcaaaaagctttctgaag CTGGGCCTGGAGCGTTTCCATGGAGTCTGCATCTTGGGATTTAACTCTGCAGAGTGGTTTATTGCTGACATTGGAGCTATCCTGGCAGG TGGGTTTGCTGTTGGTATCTACACTACAAACTCTCCTGAGGCCTGTCATTATGTAGCAGACAACTGCAGTGCCAACATCGTGGTTGTGGAAAACCataaacagctgcagaaaatcttagaa GTACAGCACAAACTGCCTCATCTGAAAGCTATAATCCAGTATGGGGAAGAGCTCAAAGAGACAAGACCAAATCTGTACTCT TGGAGTCAGTTCATGGATCTTGGCAAAGACATTCCAGATGCTCAGCTCCAGGAAGTCATTGAGTCACAGAAGCCCAACCAGTGCTGCACACTCATCTACACCTCGGGGACAACTGGGCAGCCAAAGGGAGTCATGCTCAGCCATGACAAT CTGACatggacagcagcagcagctgggagttTCATCAGGCTGACAGATGCtaaggagaagcaggagctggtggtCAGTTACCTGCCCCTCAGCCACATCGCTGCCCAGATGTCGGATATTTGGTCGGCGATGACGTTTGGTGTCCAGGTGTTCTTTGCTCAACCAGATGCCTTAAAG GGCACCTTGGGAGACACCCTGAGGGAAGTGAGGCCGACTGCTTTTTTGGGAGTTCCTCGTGTctgggaaaaaatggaagaaaaaatgaaatccatTGGTGCAAAATCATCAACACTCAGAAGGAAAGTGGCATCGTGGGCCAAGGGAGTTGGGCTGCAGACAAACCTGAAGCGGATGAATGG GTGCTCGGAAGTCCCGGTGGATTTCCGCCTGGCCAGGCACCTGGTGTACAGGAGGGTGCGCAGGGCCCTGGGGCTGGATCGCTGCACCAGGTGCTACACGGGGGCTGCTCCCATCACCAGGGAGACCCTGgagttttttttaagtctgaacATTCCCGTGCTGGAGCTCTATGGCATGAGTGAGAGCTCGGGGCCTCACACAATCTCCCTACCTCAGGCGTTCAAGCTTACCAG cTGTGGAAAGGAAATCACAGGCTGCAGGACGTTAATTCACAAGCCAGATGGAGATGGTGTTGGGGAGATCTGCTTCTCAGGAAGGCACATCTTCATGGGCTACCTCAACATGGAAGAGAAAACCAAAGAGGCAATTGATGAGGATGGATGGCTGCACTCAGGTGACCTTGGCAAGCACGACAAAGATGGGTTCCTCTACATCACTGGCAGGATTAAAG AGCTGATCATCACTGCTGGAGGTGAGAACATTCCTCCTGTTCCAATTGAGGATGCTGTAAAAGATGCTGTTCCCATCATCAGCAATGCAATGTTGGTTGGAGACAAAGCAAAATTTCTTGCTATGCTCCTAACTCTAAAG TGCAAAGTAGACATGGAAACTGGTGAGCCAGGAGATGATCTCACTCCAGAAGCTGTTGAATACTGCCAGAAAGTGGGCAGCAAGGCTACGAAAGTCTCTGAAATCATCAGCAGCAAAGACAAGGCTGTCTACACTGCTATCCAGAAGGGAATTTCAGCAGTCAATGAGAGGGCTGTCTCCAATGCACAGAAAGTCCAGAAATGGGTTATCCTGGAGAAGgacttttctctctttggtGGAGAGCTTG gccCAACCATGAAGCTGAAGAGGCCAGCAGTGGTGCACAAGTACAAAGACCAAATTGCTCAGTTCTACTCAGAGCTGGAGGCACCAACCCCACCAGCCAACTCCCTCCAGCAGTAG